The genomic interval GGTGTAGTTAGTATAACATTCGATGCTTCAATTTTTGTGCCACCCTCACATAAAATCGAGTGTACTTTTTGATCTTGATGTTCGACTGCAACCACTTTACAACCGGTGATCAGCTCCACTCCTTGTTGGACAGCAAGTTCACGCAGTTCTTCTACGACTGTCCCCCAGCCTTTATCAAGATACAAGACTCCTTTTAGTGATCGCTGCAGCTGCTTTAAGGCAGGACCAGCAGCGTGTAATTCAGGTGCAAACACATAAGTGGATGTTCGGAGCAATGCATAGAACACGTTGCGCAGCATTGGATTATGCAATTGAGTTTCAATCCAATCGCGGATACTGATCTGGTTCCAAACGCTTGTGTCCATTTTTCCTAATTTAATGAACCATTTTGCAAATTCGAGCTTTCCTTCCCAACTTAGGAGCGGCGTTTGAAAGAAGGAAGATATGTTCGTTGGTATGGGCAACATTTGTTCTTTCCACATCCCGTAAGCATCAATAGACGGTGTGCTCCCCTCAAGTCGTAATCCGAGTTCGCGGAATGCTTCGTACGCTTCCCCTTTATACAGTGCATGCCCACCCAAATTAAAATATACACCCTGCTTATTGTTGGTGATGGCTCTGCCTCCCAACCGCTTTTGTTTTTCCAGTACAATGGTTCGTTTCCCTGCTTTTGCTGCATAGATCGCAGCCGTTAAACCCGCAATTCCCCCGCCTACAATAGCCACTTCATATTTTGTCATCGTCATCATCCTTTTCGATTATTTACTAATATAACGGATGAGTAAATAATTCTGTGACAAAATGGAGACAAAAGTTTTTTGATGGAGTGGATTGTTAGGTAATACGAACTGATTCAAGAAGCTTATTTACGAGCCGCACCAAAGCGTTTGGTAAAAGAATGGATTGAGATGCATATGAAGTGAGTTTTTAATAGCTGCGAAGAAAAGAGTCCCTGATTGGTTAACGAGTATTGCTCCATAATTAAAGTTATTCCATTAAAGGGCGCCTTTCTTTAATAAAAGGGCATAAATTTTTCATACTCTCCGTAACTTTTTACAAAGGAAAATCGTTATTTAAAACAAAAGGTATTTTTACAGGCTATTAAAGTGAATGGGGGAAAACTATGAAGGTCCTTATATTAGGAGGTACTCGTTTTTTGGGAAGAGCTTTGGTAGAAGAAGCATTGAAAAGAGGGCACGAAATCACCTTATTTAATCGCGGAACTTATAAAGAGACGTTTCCTGAAGTAGAGCAGCTAATCGGCAATAGAGACAGTGATGTATCACATCTGGAAAACCGGAAATGGGATGTCGTAGTGGATACATGCGGATTTGCTCCTCATCAAATCAAAAAAATCGCTGCTGTACTTGGGGCAAACATCGAACATTATACATACATCTCAAGTATCTCTGCTTATAAAGATTGGATTCCACTCAATATTACGGAAGACTATCATTTACAATCCATGCCGCCGGATAATAAATTAAAAGATGTTGAGGAGGGGAAAATTTCTCCTTACGAGTATTACGGCGCTTTGAAAGTACTATGTGAAGGAGAGGCGGAGAAGCATTGGCCAGGGCGTGTTTTGCATATAAGAGCTGGGCTGCTTGTCGGACCATTTGACTATACGGATCGGCTTCCGTACTGGGTACAGCGTGTAGCACAAGGCGGAAAAGTATTGGTTCCGGGACGTCCAGATCGTCCTGTTCAATTGATTGACGTAAAAGATGTAGCAACATGGGTATTCGATATGGCAGAAAACAGAAAAGTAGGTATGTTCAATGTAACAGGACCGGATTATGAATTGACTATAGAAGAGCTATTGAATAACTGTAAAGTTGTCACAAACAGTGATGCCGAATTTGTATGGACAGATGAACAATTTGTATTGGATCATAAAATACAGCCATGGACGGAAATGCCGTTATGGATTCCTGAACACTTCCCGTTAGAAGGAGAAACAGAGTCATGGAAAGGCGCTTCTTTCATTAGTGTAGAAAAAGCTGTTAACGCTGGTCTTTCCTTCCGACCTCTTGAAGATACTATTCATGATGTATATCAATGGGAGAAAGCTAGAAAGAATTCAGAACGAAAGACGGGGATATCAAGAGAAAGAGAGCAGGAGCTGCTAGAGACTTGGTTTCAAAAAGAGAAAAAGGAGACAGTTTAATGGGGTTATTACCCCATGCTCATCAAGCTAAGGAAAAATTATATCCTTAATAATTGTATGATCTTTAACAATCGGGAGCTTTCGTATTATAAGGTCAACTAGTAGTTACGGAAATTCAATCAAGGAAGCATAAAAACATAACGAGAACTCCTTTATCAGTACTCTAACCACAACGGGAGTCTCAAAGTTCTTGGAATAATCATTTGTTGAACAATACGCTTTGCTTTTTTGAGAGAATATCCATTCAGAAGATGAGCTTCTCTTACGTAAAGCAAAGGCAAATAAAAAAAATACCGCGATAAAGTTCGAGCTCTCGTCTTGGGGTAACACCAGCAAAACGCGGATTTACAACGTAGGAAATACAAATATAAAAAGCCTAATTTCTCAGGTGTTATAAGTGAGAAATTAGGCTTTAGTTACTTCAGAAAAGCGCCCGATTGCGGAATAAGAAAAACACATTTCTTTGTCTGCCTATTATACATAAAGCTTATTATCGGCAAAAGAAGGGGTTGGTGAAGCACTATCCTCAATCCTAATATCAAACTAAGGCTAATAGAAATAATTAAGTTAATTACCTTCGGACTCTCTCCTGAAATTCGAAACGTTGCTTTGCATTCCCTTTAATGATGATATCGATTCCACTATCGATATTCCTTGAAACATTCTTACCATTTAATACTTTCATCACAGCTTCGACACTTAAATATCCCATATCATAAGGATTTTGTGCAACTGTTCCAGGCAGCTTTTCCTCTTCTATCAATTCAATCATTTCATTAATACCATCCGCTCCAATGACTGGCATTTTATAACCAAGATCTTCAATAGTGTGAAAAGCAGTTAATGCTAGTTCGTCATTAGTGGCGATTATTCCTTGAAGGTTAGGGTGTTCGTCTAAAATCGTTTTCAAATCTTCTTTCACTTGCAAAGGCTCTAAGAAAACATCAACTCCTTCTGCAACAATTTCAATTCCTACAGACTGTAAACTTATTTTAGCACCTTTTATCCGGTCAGAAGCTACCGGACTATTTGTATCTACTCCTAAGATGGCAACTTCATTTCCAGGCTGCAGTTGCGAACCTAGTAACGCTCCCGCTATTCTTCCTAACGCAACATTATCAGTACCAACATAAGAGGTTTTATCCTCCCAAGAAACATCAGTATCAAGTAAGATAACAGGAATATCCTGTTCGACAAAGTCTTCTAACGCAGAACTAATATAATCCGGATAAATAGGAGCTATAATTAAGCTATCAGGACTTTCCATAAGAACTCGTTCTAAAAAACGATCTTGCTCCTCAACAGATGCTCCATCAGAAGGTGCAATAACTTTACCATTTATACCAAAATCTTGAAATCCTTTTCTCGCCCCGGCTGCCATAAGCTCCCAATACTCTGAATTTAGACCTTTTAAAACAACAGTTACATTTGGTTTTTCAGCTGATAATGTTTTAGATTTATATACTATTAAGAACAAAGACAATATGAATATAATTAGTAGAAAAAAAGATAACTTATTTAACATTAGATACTCCATTATTTCGTATATTTATACTACTCACTCTATAACATTTTCTAATTTCTCTAACAAGCAGATACTCCCCTTTTAAATCCTCTCTCTTTAAACAATTATAGGAATATCTTTTTTATATGTAAACCTTATTTTCTCATTGATTAATAAAATACTTTATTGTATATCATATACAACTCTAATTTACATAACGTCCACCTTCGAAAGTTGCAAAAAGGCCAACTCCTTGGTACAGAAGGGATTAGCCTTTGGTCGTTTTTTATTGTTTTTGCATGATTTTATACATCGTTGATTTATCAACGTTTTCGGCTTTTGAAGAAACCTGATGGCTGCAAAAAAAAGGAAGTTTCAAGCAATCTCTTATTCAATATAATGGCCCGTTTGTTGAAGAATACAGAACTTCTACTAATAATTTTGATTTAATTTACAACTCTAAGGTATGAAAACTTTCAATACCTTGATAACTTTAATAAGTGTGTTAATTCTCTTAAGTTTGAGACCCTAATTGCAAGCATTAAACCTTTTTGGAAAATAAATCATTCAATTCCAAAATTCCAATACAAATGCTAATTTAAATGCCGTTCCGGGACTTATCTCTTGTCTGGTACCCGGTGTTTGCTTTTCTAACAGTTCGTGGTTATCAGGAGTTTATTTTTCTTTAAATAAAAATTCTTTTGATCGAGGTTTTCTGAAAGGTTAAAAATAATCTTTTAGAAGACCTCTATTTTTATTACCTGCTACTTTTATTCAAATTTATCTCGTTTTGTTATGTTGGATAAATTTTTGAATTTTTTTGTCCGTTTTGTATAGACAATTCAAAATTCATCTATTATTATGATTGTTATAATCGTTAGAATGAAAGGGTTTTCACCACCCCTTTCGTGTGTTTATGGAGAAGACATATGTATTTTCTTGAAGGGAGAAAATTCAATATTTTTAAAAGCAATACTTGAGAATAGGGGGAAATCAGTAAAAAATCCTGCTTTTATTCTAACCGTCAATGAGGGGGTATATGAAATGTCAAGTGAAACATTAAATCAATTTTTGAAAGAAAATTTGGACGACTTAAAAGGAAAAGGACTTTACAACGTTATTGATACGGTAGAGGGTTCAAACGGTCCGATGATCACTATTGCAGGCAGAGAGCTAATTAATTTATCATCCAATAACTATTTAGGTTTAGCAACAGATCGACGCTTAATAGAGGCTTGCTTAGAAGCAACGAAAACATATGGTGTCGGTGCCGGTGCCGTCCGTACGATCAACGGAACGTTAGATATTCATGTCAAATTAGAAGAAAAGCTTGCCGAATTTAAACATACAGAAGCAGCCATCGCTTATCAATCTGGATTTAATTGTAATATGGCAGCGATTTCAGGAGTAATGGATAAACACGATGTCATTCTTTCAGATGAATTGAACCATGCTTCAATCATTGATGGATGTCGATTATCGAAAGCAAAGATTATTCGCTATAACCATTCCGACATGGAAGATTTACGATCAAAAGCACGTGAAGCAAAAGAGTCGGGATTGTATAACAAAATCATGATTATCACCGATGGAGTGTTCTCGATGGATGGGGATATTGCCAAGCTTCCTGAAATTGTTGAGATTGCCGAAGAGTTTGATTTAATTACGTATGTTGATGATGCGCATGGTTCGGGTGTATTAGGTAATGGTGCAGGAACTGTAAAACATTTTGGGTTATCGGATAGAGTGGATTTCCAAATTGGAACACTATCCAAAGCCATTGGTGTTGTAGGAGGCTATGTAGCAGGCAAGAAAGATTTAATAGATTGGTTAAAAGTGAGAAGCCGTCCATTTTTATTTTCTACGGCAGTTACACCGGGAGCAGTTGCAGCTTGTATAGAAGCCATTGATATTTTGATGAATAGCTCAGATCTACAAAATAAGCTGTGGGAAAACGGAGATTATTTGAAAAAAGGCCTAAAAGAATTAGGATTTGATATCGGAGAGAGCGAAACACCGATTACGCCTTGCATTATAGGAGATGAAGTAAAAACGCAGCAATTCAGTAAGTGGCTTAACAAAGAAGGTGTGTATGCTAAATCCATCGTATTCCCTACCGTTCCAAAGGGAACAGGAAGAGTGAGGAATATGCCGACAGCTGCTCATACAAAAGAAATGCTAGATCGTGCATTAGCCATTTATGAAAAAGTAGGAAAAGAGATGTCGATAATTTAAGGGGATTTCTTGCTACAGAGTGAAAAAGGGGAGGAATTTTTGATGAAAAAGGTCTTAGTAACAGGGGCTTTAGGTCAAATTGGTTCAGAACTGACGCTAAAAATGAGAGAAATTTACGGATTTGACAATATCATTGCAACAGACATTCGAAAAACGGAAAGCGATGTAGTCCAATCAGGTCCATTTGAGATTTTAGATGTTACAGATGAAAAAGCGATGTTTAACATGGCAAAAAAACATGAAGTGGATACGATTATTCATTTAGCTGCTTTATTGTCAGCAACAGCTGAAAAAAAGCCTCTTTTAGCCTGGCATTTAAACATGGGCGGATTGGTGAATGCTTTGGAAGCGGCACGAGAATTAAATTGCCAATTTTTCACACCTAGTTCCATTGGTGCGTTTGGTCCAACCACTCCTAAAAATCGGACTCCGCAAGACATCATTCAACGACCGACTACGATGTACGGAGTGAATAAAGTATCCGGAGAGTTGTTATGTGATTATTACTATCATAAATTTGGAGTTGATACGAGAGGTCTCCGATTCCCGGGACTAATCTCGTATGTTACGCCTCCAGGCGGGGGAACGACCGACTACGCAGTTGAAATTTACTATGAAGCGATTAAAAATAAGAGATATACTTCTTACATTGCCAAAGGAACGTATATGGATATGATGTATATGCCTGACGCTTTAGATGCCATCATTACATTAATGGAGGCAGATGCATCAAAGCTAAAACATCGGAATTCTTTCAATGTGTCAGCTATGAGCTTTGATCCGGAGCAAATTGCAGCCGAGATTAAAAGGCATATTCCGGAATTTGTCATGACTTATGAGGTCGATCCTGTAAGACAATCTATTGCCGACAGTTGGCCTAATATAATAGATTCAACTTGTGCAAAGGAAGAATGGGGATTTAAGGCGGAATATGATTTAGAGAAAATGACGATGGATATGTTGATGAAGCTGAGATTAAAGTCACTTTTAATTACCGCATAAATAAGCCTGCTAGCCGAATAAAAGAGTTGTAACACTCTTTTATTCGAGTTACTTTATTAAGAAATTTTGAGGTTTTTAAACGTTATATAATACACCTTTTATAACCGCCAAAAAGTAAGCGCTTTCTATAAGCGTATAAAATTAAACAGCACTGCTTTTTCTTTTAGGTATGAAAGTATGATTCATGGATATTAATAATGACCTCTAATAGATTAACCTTTGGAGAGATTTTGAAAGAGCACCGAAGGAGAAAAGCAAAAGCCAAACTCTAGGACTGGTGTTGGTACATATCTAATAAAGGTCATCTATTATTCGATCGTATCTATTTGTAATAGACTTAATTCTATCGCAGGGTTATGAAAAATGAATAGCTTGATAGTAGCAATGTTGCAATTTTATCTTAAACTAGTGGGGGAATATCTATGAAAAGTTTACTGAAAAAGTGGAGTCAATTGAGTCTGGTAAAACAAATAATTATAGGTTTGATTATTGGTATTATCCTGGCTGTAACGATCCCAGAAGCAGCAAAACCTGTTGTCATTTTTGGCTCTTTATTTGTAGGTGCTTTGAAAGCAATTGCACCTGTGTTGGTCCTCTTCTTGGTTATGTCGGCCATCGCTCAACACAAGAGTGGTCACCAAACGAATATGAAATCCATTATCTTCCTATACCTTTTAGGAACCTTTTTAGCTGGATTAATCGCGGTTATTGTGAGTTTTATTTTTCCTGTAGGCTTAACACTTGCAAAGGGCGCTGAAGGTGTGACGCCTCCTGGCGGTATTGTAGAGGTTCTCAAATCGTTACTGCTAAACGTTGTTGATAACCCAATTAAAGCAATTTTTAATGCGAACTATATCGGTATTTTAGCTTGGGCGATAATCCTTGGATTGGCTTTACGAAATGCAGCTGATACGACAAAAACGATGATTTCTAATTTTTCAGATGCTGTTTCCAAAATGGTTACATGGGTTATTAAGTTTGCTCCATTAGGAATCATGGGTCTAGTAATTGAGTCTATTACTACAAATGGAATTGAGTCGCTACTAAGCTATGGGAAATTACTTACCGTTTTAATTGGTTGTATGCTCTTTGTGGCGCTGGTTGTCAATCCAATCATTGTGCTCCTATTTATAAAACAGAATCCTTACCCGCTTGTTTTAAAGTGCTTAAAGGAAAGCGGGATTACAGCATTTTTTACACGTAGCTCAGCTTCAAATATTCCTGTAAATATGAGATTATGTGAAAATCTAGGTTTGGATAAGGATAGTTATTCAGTATCCATTCCATTAGGTGCAACCATTAATATGGCTGGTGCCGCAGTTACTATATCTGTTTTGACACTTGCAGCGGTTCATACACTTGGCATTCAAGTGGACATCCCTACAGCAATTCTCCTCAGCGTAATATCAGCTATATGTGCTTGTGGTGCTTCAGGGGTTGCTGGTGGATCCTTATTACTGATTCCTCTAGCATGCAGCTTATTTGGAATCCCAGCTGAGGTTGCTATGCAGGTAGTTGGAGTAGGCTTTATCATAGGTGTTTTACAAGACTCTTTTGAAACGGCACTTAACTCATCAACAGACGTACTTTTCACAGCAACAGCTGAATTTAAAGAGTGGCGTAAAGAAGGAAAAAAAATAGATATCCACAAAGTAGCATAAAGAAGAAATCCTCTTATCTGTGATTGAACTGCACCCCAATTGTTAGACTCGACTAACAATTGGAGGTGCAGTTTTTTTATGGAAAACTGTACTTTAAACAAAAATGAGCTACTGTTGGTGAATATCTTCAAGGGAAAGGTTCCTCTATCAAGAGTTGTTAGCCTATATCAACTTCCCAAAAGAATCATTTCTTTTTTGTTCAATATGAACAGATAATACCTTATATGGATTCTGATTCACCGTTTTATCCACCCTAACATGTTATACCATTCTCAAAAACAAAATCGTTCAAAGACTTCCGAACCAAATTTACACAATCGGGTTAAAAAAAAGTATGATTGTATTACCTTCCTCATCCTGTGCTGTTGCCAACCATCATTGTACAAACCCCAAACCAACAACTATATTTATTTAGAACCGAAGTTAAAAGGGCTTGTAAAATATCGTAACCTTACTAAAAAAGGTTTATTACGATTATCAAGACCTAAATTTTAAAAAAACAAAAAACATAGGCCGTTTAACATATTATACATGACTAATATGTAAACAGCCTATTTATTAGGAATACTCCTCAACAATCGTGCCCTTTTCTTGTATAAGCCAGAAGCTTTATATTGGAAAAAGTGAGTTTTTAATAAGCTGCAATTCTAGTTAGGCTGCTTGCTGAAATCTCGATGGGCTCCCCTATAGCTTCCAATAAGATTTTGATAACCAGGAAGATGGCTGGAAATTAAAGCGCCAAAACCTTCAACATCATTGCGCCAATCACGTTGTAATTCGCACGCAATGCTAAACCAGTTCAGAAGCTGCACCCCACCATGGGCCATACGCGTTAATGCCGCATCCGCTACTTGTTTACTGAATGTTCCAGAAGCATCAGTAGCAACAAATACTTCATAACCAGCGTTCACAGCGGAAAGTGCAGGAAATGCAACACAAACATCTGTTACTACGCCTGCAATGATCAGTTGTTTTTTTCCAGTTTCTTCGATTGCTTTGACAAAATCTTCATTATCCCATGCGTTAATTTGTCCAGGACGAGCTATTTTTGGCGCATGAGGAAAAAGTTCAACCAATTCTTGCATGAGTGGCCCATTAGGCCCATTTTCAAAGCTTGTTGTTAAAATAACTGGTAAATCAAAAAACTTAGCAGTGTTAGCAAGAGCCATAACATTGTTCTTGAATTCATCAACACCATAGTCACGCACAAGACCTGAGATAAGGCCGGTTTGATGATCAACTAAAAGAACGGCAGCATCATCTTTATTAATACGAGAATAGAAATCAGACATTTTATTGTCCTCCCTTTAATTAAGTATAAGTAATCGAAAGAAGATTAATAGATTCGAAAATGGAAATTAAACTCCTTCGTTATTCCAATTTAATTGTACGGATTACTGGTATTCATTTTCTATAAACTCATTATGGGGAGCAGTAGTATTTATAAAAAAAGATGATTGATAAAGCTTGGACTTCTTCAATTAATCTAGAATTGGGGTGTGATCAATCCAATGAATAAATTGGTGTAAATATTGCTGAAGATAACGTTTTGTTTGTTCGTCTGTAAGGACTTTCTGATCGGAATCAATCTTTTTATGTACTTGGGAAATCAACACTTTTTGAAATGGAAGTACATTAACCTGCATGGCCTCTAGTACTTGTCTGATTTGCAATTGAGCAAAGGCAGTACCTAATCCCCCAGGAGTTGCACCAATTAAACCAACCGGTTTTCTGCTAAGAACAGCGGATTCCCGAGGTCTTGATGCCCAGTCCAATGCATTCTTTAATACGCCTGGAATTCCAGAATTGTACTCTGGACTTACAATAATGATACCGTCAACGTCCTGGATAGCAGATTTAAATGATGTCACTGTTTCTGGAACACTTATTTCTAAGTCTTCGTTGAACAAAGGTAGATCATTTATCTCGATCCAACGAAATTGATGGGAATCATCCAGCTCTGTTAATGATTGAGCAATGATTCGATTATAAGAGTTTTTTCGTAAACTCCCACAAATAAGGCCTATGGTTTTAGTCATATATTTCCTCCTTGTTTAAATTCACTTTCATGATACCATAATATACCAAAAAAGAAGAAGTGGCTTTATTCCTAATTGTCAGACTATTTAATTTAATGAAGTGTTTAATACAAAAATCTAGGATATAAGGATTTCTCTTTAGTTTTCATATAATTGGCTCGTGTGTTTGCAAGCTATGGCAAATGGTCTATGTCATTTTTATTTTCTGTTCCAATTACTATATATTTCTAGCATAATAGTAACTATAAAAAAATTGGAGGGAGTGCAGAAATGGAAGAAAAGAAAGTGACGTGGTTAGAACTCTTTTATGATTTGTTATTTGTGGCGGCGGTTGCGGCAGCGACTCATGTTTTACTTCATGTTGAAGATGGTCATATCCATGCAGAGTATTTAGTAAAGTTTGTATTAATTTTTATTCCTATCTGGTGGGCTTGGGTAGGGCAAACCATCTTTATTAACCGGTTTGGAAAAGATTTATTTCATCAACGTATCTTTTTAATTCTGCAAATGTTTTTTGTATTAATTATGACATCAAGTTTATCAGTTGATTTTGATTCTTATTATCTTTCTTTTTTAATTGGGTATATTGGCTTAAGAGCAGTGACAGCGATCCAATATCTTATTGTCCAGCGTATAGAAACGGGAGTTCGAAAACAAGCAGCCCTCTTTTTGGGAAGGTATTTTTGGATTGGAATTGTCATTTCATTATTGTCCGTCTTTTTTGATTCTTGGATTCGATATGCTGTGTTGTATACGGGAATCCTTATTGATATCATTGTCCCGGTAGTTGGACGAAAATGCTTAGAAAAGGTTCCCACAAATACGGCTCACTTATTAGAGCGATTTGGTTTATTTACCATTATTCTCTTTGGGGAAGCTCTTATTAGTACACTTGCGGTCATTCAGCCTACACAAGGAAATTGGGATTCAATAGGCTTTGCGATCATTTCATTTATCCTGATTATTTCGATGTGGTGGCAATATTTCGATAACATGGAGAAGAAACTAGACAAGTCTTTACAATCATCCGGGCAAATTATTATTTATGGTCATCTGTTTATTTTAATGTCTTTGAGCATGATTGCAGCATCTATCAGACTATTGTTTTTACAGGAGGTCCATTACTTATTTATCTTACTTTTTGTTTTCGGATCTGTATTGCTCTATTTCCTGTCAACTACCTTTGTTTTCCATCAATATAGACATGTGCACCACCGATTGAAAATTTATCATTTAGGGTTATTTTTAGGAATTTTAGCCGTCTTTTTTATTATTAATTTGATTATTGTAGTACCAAATATTTTGATAATAGCTGAATTAACCTTGTTTTTTATTATCTTTACTAAACTAACAATTTCTAATAAAAAGCAACCGTTGACAAATGAGATTCATTCGAGAATAAAAAATGTTTAATAGGGGTTCATTTTCATTTTATTACTTTACCGCTATAAACTACTAAAATATATTATAATTATCACTTCTTGTTCATTTTTCTTATTGTGGCTATTGTCAAAAAGCATACTTTATGACACGTTGAAAAACAGGTAATATTCTGTGTGTCAAAAAGTATGTTTTTTTATTTTGAAACATTTCATTTTGTTGATATATTTTTTGACATAGTTTAAAAGAAGTTAAAAAAAAAGATTAATATTAAAGCATTCTTTTAGTTAGGAAACTATTCAATTGATCTATTTTAATAACTAATATTTGAGCATTGAATTAACATTCTACTAAAAAACTGAGACTAGCTGTTTGCCTTTTGGCAGGCGGCTTTTTCTATTTGAAGCAATACTTATTGTAACTAATAAAAAAACACCAAAAACAGAATTGTCAAAATTCTATATTGAATTAATTTTCTTCATATGATAATATTACGATAATCGGAATAACAAACCGATTATCGGATTAAAAGTTGCTAAAACGGAAAATATAATCATTTTAATAGTAGTAGGGGGTAAAAGGATGAAAAAAGCATTAGAAGGTACAATCGTTTTAGATTTAGGTCAAATTTACAATGGTCCTTACTGTTCACTCATGTTGGCGTTTCAAGGGGCTAAAGTGATTAAAATTGAACCGATAAATGGAGAAAATCTTCGAGTAAGAAGAAAAGGTGATTGTCACGAGCTGCTCATGCTGAATTCAAATAAACTTGGTGTATCTCTTGATCTTAAATCAGAAGAAGGTAAAGAAATTTTTTTAGAATTAGTTAAAAGAGCAGACGTGGTTGTAGAGAACTTTTCTCTTGGGGCCATGGAGCGTCTAGGGCTTGGATACGATGTTTTAAGTACAATAAATCCTCGTATCATTTATGCATCTGGAAAAGGTTACGGATTAGAGGGGCCTTATGCTAACAGACCAGCAATGGATTTGACGATTCAAGCAATGGGTGGTGTTATGGCGACAACAGGTTTTGCTGACAAGCCGCCTGTCAAAGCAGGTCCAGCTTTATGTGATTTTCTTGGAGGAATTCATTTGTTCGGAGGTATTGCAACAGCACTTTATCAAAGAGAAAAAACAGGTAAAGGGCAGCTAGTAGAAGTATCTATGCACGATACGATTTATCCTACTCTTGCTTCAGCACTTGGAGCTTATTACAGTCAGGGTGGAAAAGTATCTCAAAGAACTGGAAATCAGCATAGCGGAATGGCAACTGCTCCTTATAATGTATACCCAACAGAAG from Metabacillus sediminilitoris carries:
- a CDS encoding protoporphyrinogen/coproporphyrinogen oxidase, which codes for MTKYEVAIVGGGIAGLTAAIYAAKAGKRTIVLEKQKRLGGRAITNNKQGVYFNLGGHALYKGEAYEAFRELGLRLEGSTPSIDAYGMWKEQMLPIPTNISSFFQTPLLSWEGKLEFAKWFIKLGKMDTSVWNQISIRDWIETQLHNPMLRNVFYALLRTSTYVFAPELHAAGPALKQLQRSLKGVLYLDKGWGTVVEELRELAVQQGVELITGCKVVAVEHQDQKVHSILCEGGTKIEASNVILTTPPSISHKLVPHADQTALDTWNKQAIPVTVACLDVGLRQLPNPKHQFIYGLDQPIFFTHQSREGKPRPAILSDDGTQVISLFKYQGPQTDAAKDESELEQVLNVVQPGWRKELVIRQFLPKMTVVHDFPHRKRMENPGPAVPEIKGLYVAGDWVSHGELLVDASVASAKRVVSQLLNTREVIKL
- a CDS encoding glycine C-acetyltransferase, with translation MSSETLNQFLKENLDDLKGKGLYNVIDTVEGSNGPMITIAGRELINLSSNNYLGLATDRRLIEACLEATKTYGVGAGAVRTINGTLDIHVKLEEKLAEFKHTEAAIAYQSGFNCNMAAISGVMDKHDVILSDELNHASIIDGCRLSKAKIIRYNHSDMEDLRSKAREAKESGLYNKIMIITDGVFSMDGDIAKLPEIVEIAEEFDLITYVDDAHGSGVLGNGAGTVKHFGLSDRVDFQIGTLSKAIGVVGGYVAGKKDLIDWLKVRSRPFLFSTAVTPGAVAACIEAIDILMNSSDLQNKLWENGDYLKKGLKELGFDIGESETPITPCIIGDEVKTQQFSKWLNKEGVYAKSIVFPTVPKGTGRVRNMPTAAHTKEMLDRALAIYEKVGKEMSII
- the sstT gene encoding serine/threonine transporter SstT — its product is MKSLLKKWSQLSLVKQIIIGLIIGIILAVTIPEAAKPVVIFGSLFVGALKAIAPVLVLFLVMSAIAQHKSGHQTNMKSIIFLYLLGTFLAGLIAVIVSFIFPVGLTLAKGAEGVTPPGGIVEVLKSLLLNVVDNPIKAIFNANYIGILAWAIILGLALRNAADTTKTMISNFSDAVSKMVTWVIKFAPLGIMGLVIESITTNGIESLLSYGKLLTVLIGCMLFVALVVNPIIVLLFIKQNPYPLVLKCLKESGITAFFTRSSASNIPVNMRLCENLGLDKDSYSVSIPLGATINMAGAAVTISVLTLAAVHTLGIQVDIPTAILLSVISAICACGASGVAGGSLLLIPLACSLFGIPAEVAMQVVGVGFIIGVLQDSFETALNSSTDVLFTATAEFKEWRKEGKKIDIHKVA
- a CDS encoding SDR family oxidoreductase gives rise to the protein MKVLILGGTRFLGRALVEEALKRGHEITLFNRGTYKETFPEVEQLIGNRDSDVSHLENRKWDVVVDTCGFAPHQIKKIAAVLGANIEHYTYISSISAYKDWIPLNITEDYHLQSMPPDNKLKDVEEGKISPYEYYGALKVLCEGEAEKHWPGRVLHIRAGLLVGPFDYTDRLPYWVQRVAQGGKVLVPGRPDRPVQLIDVKDVATWVFDMAENRKVGMFNVTGPDYELTIEELLNNCKVVTNSDAEFVWTDEQFVLDHKIQPWTEMPLWIPEHFPLEGETESWKGASFISVEKAVNAGLSFRPLEDTIHDVYQWEKARKNSERKTGISREREQELLETWFQKEKKETV
- the ycaC gene encoding isochorismate family cysteine hydrolase YcaC encodes the protein MSDFYSRINKDDAAVLLVDHQTGLISGLVRDYGVDEFKNNVMALANTAKFFDLPVILTTSFENGPNGPLMQELVELFPHAPKIARPGQINAWDNEDFVKAIEETGKKQLIIAGVVTDVCVAFPALSAVNAGYEVFVATDASGTFSKQVADAALTRMAHGGVQLLNWFSIACELQRDWRNDVEGFGALISSHLPGYQNLIGSYRGAHRDFSKQPN
- a CDS encoding L-threonine 3-dehydrogenase; protein product: MKKVLVTGALGQIGSELTLKMREIYGFDNIIATDIRKTESDVVQSGPFEILDVTDEKAMFNMAKKHEVDTIIHLAALLSATAEKKPLLAWHLNMGGLVNALEAARELNCQFFTPSSIGAFGPTTPKNRTPQDIIQRPTTMYGVNKVSGELLCDYYYHKFGVDTRGLRFPGLISYVTPPGGGTTDYAVEIYYEAIKNKRYTSYIAKGTYMDMMYMPDALDAIITLMEADASKLKHRNSFNVSAMSFDPEQIAAEIKRHIPEFVMTYEVDPVRQSIADSWPNIIDSTCAKEEWGFKAEYDLEKMTMDMLMKLRLKSLLITA
- a CDS encoding sugar ABC transporter substrate-binding protein: MLNKLSFFLLIIFILSLFLIVYKSKTLSAEKPNVTVVLKGLNSEYWELMAAGARKGFQDFGINGKVIAPSDGASVEEQDRFLERVLMESPDSLIIAPIYPDYISSALEDFVEQDIPVILLDTDVSWEDKTSYVGTDNVALGRIAGALLGSQLQPGNEVAILGVDTNSPVASDRIKGAKISLQSVGIEIVAEGVDVFLEPLQVKEDLKTILDEHPNLQGIIATNDELALTAFHTIEDLGYKMPVIGADGINEMIELIEEEKLPGTVAQNPYDMGYLSVEAVMKVLNGKNVSRNIDSGIDIIIKGNAKQRFEFQERVRR